One genomic window of Sebastes umbrosus isolate fSebUmb1 chromosome 15, fSebUmb1.pri, whole genome shotgun sequence includes the following:
- the clasp2 gene encoding CLIP-associating protein 2 isoform X47, translated as MALSPSHDRSFEDDDSVDGNRSSSAQAAFKVPKVPKKAAESSAARRPSATGGKLVSKESGGVDEDDFIKAFTDVPVVQIYSSRDLEDNLNKIREICSDDKHDWDQRANAMKKVRSLLVAGATGYDCFYQHLRLLDGAFKLSAKDLRSQVVREACITVAHLSTVLGNKFDHGAEAIVPVLFNLIPNCAKIMASSGVMAIRIIIRHTHVPRLIPLIASNCTCKSVSVRRRCYDFLDLLLQEWQTHSLERHTAVLVESIKKGIRDADSEARVEARKAYWGLRNHFPGETDALYNSLEPSYQKTLQSCLKSSGSVASLPQSDRSSSSSQESLNRPLTSKWSAAPGRVPAGSKGGVSSASLQRSRSDVDVNAAAVAKHRQVGQTRGAGRLPPGSYSSLDDASDKTDGTRSDNGRVRTKQPLSTASSVSSQVDSRGRSRTKMVSQSQRSDESDCTPGSQSATPVGAGSRSGSPGRVLTSTALSTMSTGAHRVLAGSSGDKNRRSRIPRSQGCSRDSSPTRLSVAPSSISSIYNGASRGARGSRIPRPSMSQGCSREASRESSRDTSPVRSFTPLATRSYSRSTGALHTPDVFGAAGSGLGISQSSRLSSSVSAMRVLNPGSDVEEALADALLLGDMRSKKKPARRRYENYSMYSDDDANSDASSACSERSYSSRNGGAIPTYMRQTEDVAEVLNRCASANWSERKEGLLGLQALLKNQRTLSRVELKRLCEIFTRMFADPHSKRDCGRVYGTAESGISSASFKRVFSMFLETLVDFILVHKEDLQDWLFVLLTQLLKKMGADLLGSVQAKVQRALDVTRESFPNDLQFTILMRFTVDQTQTPNLKVKVAILKYIDTLTLQMEAPDFVNSSETRLAISRIITWTTEPKSSDVRKAAQSVLISLFQLNTPEFTMLLAALPKTFQDGATKLLQNHLKNTGNAAQATMGSPLTRHTPRSPASWSSPVTSPTNTSQNTPSPSAFDYDTENMNSEDIYSSLKGVTEAIQNFSVRSQEDMNEPVHRRDGDEGDSGTDSRVSDFVDGGRMALDNKTSLLNTPLLSSSPRGARDHFSDSPFKHRSKDTSMDDSELLTDDSSLDQSELVAELLKELSNHNERVEERKAALCELLKLIRENTLQVWDEHFKTILLLLLETMGDREHVIRTLALRVLREILSKQPWRFKNYAELTIMKALEAHKDPHKEVVRAAEETAAMLALSISPDQCVKVLCPIIQSADYPINLAAIKMQTKVVERVPREGLMSLLPEIVPGLIQGYDNSESSVRKACVFCLVAIYAVIGEDLKPHLSQLSSSKLKLLNLYIKRAQSGSGGGEPPTEGL; from the exons TATCCAAGGAAAGTGGGGGAGTTGATGAAGATGACTTCATTAAAGCCTTCACAGATGTCCCTGTTGTCCAG ATTTACTCATCGAGGGATCTTGAAGACAACCTGAATAAGATCCGTGAGATCTGCTCCGATGACAAACACGACTGGGACCAGAGAGCCAACGCT atgaagAAGGTCCGCTCACTGTTGGTGGCGGGCGCAACCGGCTACGACTGTTTCTACCAGCACCTACGGCTACTGGATGGAGCCTTCAAACTGTCAGCTAAAGACCTGCGCTCACAAGTAGTCCGAGAGGCCTGCATCACTGTGGC CCACCTGTCAACAGTGCTGGGGAATAAATTTGACCACGGAGCGGAAGCCATCGTTCCCGTCCTGTTCAACCTCATCCCCAACTGTGCCAAAATCATGGCCAGCTCCGGTGTGATGGCTATCCGCATCATCATACGG CACACCCACGTCCCCCGGCTCATCCCCCTGATAGCCAGTAACTGCACATGCAAGTCTGTGTCTGTTAGAAG GCGCTGTTATGATTTCCTGGACCTTCTGCTACAGGAATGGCAAACCCACTCGCTGGAGAG GCACACAGCAGTTCTGGTTGAGAGCATCAAGAAGGGAATTCGAGATGCAGACTCAGAGGCCAGAGTGGAGGCCCGCaa GGCCTACTGGGGTCTGAGGAACCACTTCCCAGGGGAGACCGACGCTCTCTACAACTCTTTGGAGCCCTCGTACCAGAAGACCCTTCAGTCCTGCCTGAAGAGCTCTGGCAGCGTGGCCTCACTTCCCCAGAGCGACcgctcctcgtcctcctctcaaGAGAGCCTCAA TCGTCCTCTGACTTCTAAATGGTCAGCAGCTCCAGGGCGAG TCCCTGCGGGTTCAAAGGGTGGGGTGTCGTCGGCCTCCCTGCAGCGTTCCCGTAGCGACGTGGATGTAAATGCAGCGGCAGTCGCTAAGCACCGGCAAGTCGGACAGACCAGGGGAGCAGGGCGTCTGCCCCCTGGCTCCTACTCCTCACTGG ATGATGCCTCTGATAAAACGGATG GGACCAGGTCAGACAATG GCCGTGTACGTACCAAGCAGCCCTTATCCACCGCCAGCAGCGTGTCCAGCCAGGTGGACTCACGAGGACGCAGCCGCACCAAGATGGTCTCCCAGTCACAAC GTTCCGATGAATCCGATTGCACACCAG GATCTCAGTCTGCTACCCCTGTTGGTG CTGGCAGTCGGAGTGGCTCCCCGGGTCGTGTGCTCACGAGTACGGCCCTGAGCACCATGAGCACAGGGGCCCATAGGGTGCTGGCTGGGTCCAGCGGGGACAAAAACAGACGCAGTCGCATCCCCCGCAGCCAGGGCTGCTCCAGAGACTCTTCCCCCACCCGTCTGTCTGTCG CTCCTTCCAGCATTAGTTCCATCTACAACGGAGCGAGCAGAGGAG CTCGGGGCAGTCGTATCCCTCGGCCCAGTATGAGTCAGGGCTGCAGCAGAGAGGCCAGCAGGGAGAGCAGCCGGGACACCAGCCCTGTACGCTCCTTCACTCCCCTTG CAACGCGGAGCTACTCTCGCTCCACCGGAGCTCTCCACACACCTGACGTTTTTGGTGCCGCAG GATCAGGTTTGGGCATCAGTCAGTCCAGTCGTCTCTCGTCTTCAGTCAGTGCTATGAGGGTCCTCAATCCTGGCTCAGACGTAGAAGAGGCTCTCGCAGACGCACTG CTGTTGGGAGACATGCGGTCCAAG AAGAAGCCAGCACGGCGGCGGTACGAGAACTACAGCATGTACTCTGATGATGACGCTAACAGCGATGCATCCAGCGCCTGTTCAGAGAGGTCCTACAGCTCCAGGAACGGAGGAGCCATCCCCACCTACATGCGGCAGACGGAAGACGTAGCTGAG GTGTTGAACCGTTGTGCCAGTGCCAACTGGTCCGAGAGGAAGGAGGGGCTGTTGGGGCTGCAGGCGCTGCTCAAGAACCAACGCACCCTCAG TCGGGTAGAGCTGAAGAGGCTGTGTGAAATCTTCACCAGGATGTTTGCAGACCCTCACAGTAAG CGAGACTGCGGCAGGGTGTACGGCACGGCAGAATCCGGTATAAGCTCAGCCTCCTTCAAG AGA gtGTTCAGTATGTTCCTGGAGACGCTGGTAGATTTCATCCTGGTCCATAAGGAAGATCTACAGGACTGGCTGTTCGTCCTGCTCACACAGCTGCTGAAGAAGATGGGAGCCGACCTGCTGGGCTCCGTACAGGCCAAAGTTCAGAGAGCCCTGGATGTCACACG AGAGTCTTTCCCCAATGACCTCCAGTTTACTATTCTCATGAGGTTCACTGTGGACCAGACACAGACGCCCAACCTCAAG GTGAAGGTGGCCATTCTGAAGTATATCGACACGCTGACATTACAGATGGAAGCTCCAGACTTTGTGAACTCCAGTGAGACTCGGCTGGCCATCTCCCGCATCATCACCTGGACGACTGAACCCAAGAGCTCTGATGTCAGAAAG GCAGCCCAGTCGGTGTTGATCTCACTGTTCCAGCTCAACACTCCAGAGTTCACCATGCTGCTGGCAGCTCTGCCCAAAACCTTTCAGGACGGAGCCACCAAGCTGCTTCAAAACCACCTGAAGAACACTGGCAACGCTGCACAG GCAACAATGGGCAGCCCTCTGACACGCCACACGCCCCGATCCCCAGCAAGCTGGTCCAGCCCGGTCACATCCCCCACCAACACCTCCCAGAACACCCCCTCACCAAG TGCATTTGACTACGACACAGAGAACATGAACTCGGAGGACATCTACAGCTCACTGAAAGGTGTCACTGAGGCGATCCAGAACTTCAGCGTCCGCAGCCAAGAGGACATGAATGAACCGGTCCACCGGCGGGACGGAGACGAG GGAGACAGCGGGACAGACAGCAGAGTGTCAGACTTTGTGGACGGAGGCCGCATGGCTCTGGACAACAAGACGTCCCTCCTCAACACCCCCCTGCTGTCCTCCAGCCCCCGAGGAGCTCGCGACCACTTCTCCGACTCTCCCTTCAAACACAGAAGCAAAGACACCAGCATGGACGACTCTGAGCTCCTCACAGACG ACAGCAGCCTGGACCAATCGGAGCTGGTGGCCGAGCTGCTGAAAGAGTTGTCCAATCACAACGAGCGCGTTGAGGAGAGGAAGGCGGCGCTGTGCGAACTGCTGAAGCTGATTCGCGAGAACACCCTGCAGGTGTGGGACGAACATTTCAAGACcatcctgctgctcctgctggaaACAATGGGCGACAgagag CATGTGATCCGAACGCTGGCTCTGCGGGTGCTGAGGGAGATTCTCAGCAAGCAGCCGTGGAGGTTCAAAAACTACGCAGAACTCACCATCATGAAGGCCCTGGAGGCTCACAAAGACCCCCACAAGGAG GTGGTAcgagcagcagaggagacggCAGCCATGTTGGCGTTGTCCATCAGCCCAGACCAGTGTGTCAAGGTGTTGTGTCCCATTATCCAGTCAGCTGACTACCCCATCAACCTGGCTGCCATCAAAATGcagaccaaagtggtggagagGGTTCCCCGCGAGGGCCTGATGAGCCTCCTGCCTGAGATCGTGCCAGGACTCATACAG GGTTACGACAACTCTGAGAGCAGTGTAAGGAAAGCCTGTGTGTTCTGCTTGGTGGCCATTTACGCAGTGATCGGAGAGGACCTCAAACCGCACCTCAGCCAACTCTCCAGCAGCAAG CTGAAGCTGTTGAACCTGTACATCAAGCGTGCTCAGTCCGGCTCCGGCGGCGGTGAACCCCCGACTGAGGGCCTATAG
- the clasp2 gene encoding CLIP-associating protein 2 isoform X46 yields the protein MAVGDDDDDRSFEDDDSVDGNRSSSAQAAFKVPKVPKKAAESSAARRPSATGGKLVSKESGGVDEDDFIKAFTDVPVVQIYSSRDLEDNLNKIREICSDDKHDWDQRANAMKKVRSLLVAGATGYDCFYQHLRLLDGAFKLSAKDLRSQVVREACITVAHLSTVLGNKFDHGAEAIVPVLFNLIPNCAKIMASSGVMAIRIIIRHTHVPRLIPLIASNCTCKSVSVRRRCYDFLDLLLQEWQTHSLERHTAVLVESIKKGIRDADSEARVEARKAYWGLRNHFPGETDALYNSLEPSYQKTLQSCLKSSGSVASLPQSDRSSSSSQESLNRPLTSKWSAAPGRVPAGSKGGVSSASLQRSRSDVDVNAAAVAKHRQVGQTRGAGRLPPGSYSSLDDASDKTDGTRSDNGRVRTKQPLSTASSVSSQVDSRGRSRTKMVSQSQRSDESDCTPGSQSATPVGAGSRSGSPGRVLTSTALSTMSTGAHRVLAGSSGDKNRRSRIPRSQGCSRDSSPTRLSVAPSSISSIYNGASRGARGSRIPRPSMSQGCSREASRESSRDTSPVRSFTPLATRSYSRSTGALHTPDVFGAAGSGLGISQSSRLSSSVSAMRVLNPGSDVEEALADALLLGDMRSKKKPARRRYENYSMYSDDDANSDASSACSERSYSSRNGGAIPTYMRQTEDVAEVLNRCASANWSERKEGLLGLQALLKNQRTLSRVELKRLCEIFTRMFADPHSKRDCGRVYGTAESGISSASFKRVFSMFLETLVDFILVHKEDLQDWLFVLLTQLLKKMGADLLGSVQAKVQRALDVTRESFPNDLQFTILMRFTVDQTQTPNLKVKVAILKYIDTLTLQMEAPDFVNSSETRLAISRIITWTTEPKSSDVRKAAQSVLISLFQLNTPEFTMLLAALPKTFQDGATKLLQNHLKNTGNAAQATMGSPLTRHTPRSPASWSSPVTSPTNTSQNTPSPSAFDYDTENMNSEDIYSSLKGVTEAIQNFSVRSQEDMNEPVHRRDGDEGDSGTDSRVSDFVDGGRMALDNKTSLLNTPLLSSSPRGARDHFSDSPFKHRSKDTSMDDSELLTDDSSLDQSELVAELLKELSNHNERVEERKAALCELLKLIRENTLQVWDEHFKTILLLLLETMGDREHVIRTLALRVLREILSKQPWRFKNYAELTIMKALEAHKDPHKEVVRAAEETAAMLALSISPDQCVKVLCPIIQSADYPINLAAIKMQTKVVERVPREGLMSLLPEIVPGLIQGYDNSESSVRKACVFCLVAIYAVIGEDLKPHLSQLSSSKLKLLNLYIKRAQSGSGGGEPPTEGL from the exons TATCCAAGGAAAGTGGGGGAGTTGATGAAGATGACTTCATTAAAGCCTTCACAGATGTCCCTGTTGTCCAG ATTTACTCATCGAGGGATCTTGAAGACAACCTGAATAAGATCCGTGAGATCTGCTCCGATGACAAACACGACTGGGACCAGAGAGCCAACGCT atgaagAAGGTCCGCTCACTGTTGGTGGCGGGCGCAACCGGCTACGACTGTTTCTACCAGCACCTACGGCTACTGGATGGAGCCTTCAAACTGTCAGCTAAAGACCTGCGCTCACAAGTAGTCCGAGAGGCCTGCATCACTGTGGC CCACCTGTCAACAGTGCTGGGGAATAAATTTGACCACGGAGCGGAAGCCATCGTTCCCGTCCTGTTCAACCTCATCCCCAACTGTGCCAAAATCATGGCCAGCTCCGGTGTGATGGCTATCCGCATCATCATACGG CACACCCACGTCCCCCGGCTCATCCCCCTGATAGCCAGTAACTGCACATGCAAGTCTGTGTCTGTTAGAAG GCGCTGTTATGATTTCCTGGACCTTCTGCTACAGGAATGGCAAACCCACTCGCTGGAGAG GCACACAGCAGTTCTGGTTGAGAGCATCAAGAAGGGAATTCGAGATGCAGACTCAGAGGCCAGAGTGGAGGCCCGCaa GGCCTACTGGGGTCTGAGGAACCACTTCCCAGGGGAGACCGACGCTCTCTACAACTCTTTGGAGCCCTCGTACCAGAAGACCCTTCAGTCCTGCCTGAAGAGCTCTGGCAGCGTGGCCTCACTTCCCCAGAGCGACcgctcctcgtcctcctctcaaGAGAGCCTCAA TCGTCCTCTGACTTCTAAATGGTCAGCAGCTCCAGGGCGAG TCCCTGCGGGTTCAAAGGGTGGGGTGTCGTCGGCCTCCCTGCAGCGTTCCCGTAGCGACGTGGATGTAAATGCAGCGGCAGTCGCTAAGCACCGGCAAGTCGGACAGACCAGGGGAGCAGGGCGTCTGCCCCCTGGCTCCTACTCCTCACTGG ATGATGCCTCTGATAAAACGGATG GGACCAGGTCAGACAATG GCCGTGTACGTACCAAGCAGCCCTTATCCACCGCCAGCAGCGTGTCCAGCCAGGTGGACTCACGAGGACGCAGCCGCACCAAGATGGTCTCCCAGTCACAAC GTTCCGATGAATCCGATTGCACACCAG GATCTCAGTCTGCTACCCCTGTTGGTG CTGGCAGTCGGAGTGGCTCCCCGGGTCGTGTGCTCACGAGTACGGCCCTGAGCACCATGAGCACAGGGGCCCATAGGGTGCTGGCTGGGTCCAGCGGGGACAAAAACAGACGCAGTCGCATCCCCCGCAGCCAGGGCTGCTCCAGAGACTCTTCCCCCACCCGTCTGTCTGTCG CTCCTTCCAGCATTAGTTCCATCTACAACGGAGCGAGCAGAGGAG CTCGGGGCAGTCGTATCCCTCGGCCCAGTATGAGTCAGGGCTGCAGCAGAGAGGCCAGCAGGGAGAGCAGCCGGGACACCAGCCCTGTACGCTCCTTCACTCCCCTTG CAACGCGGAGCTACTCTCGCTCCACCGGAGCTCTCCACACACCTGACGTTTTTGGTGCCGCAG GATCAGGTTTGGGCATCAGTCAGTCCAGTCGTCTCTCGTCTTCAGTCAGTGCTATGAGGGTCCTCAATCCTGGCTCAGACGTAGAAGAGGCTCTCGCAGACGCACTG CTGTTGGGAGACATGCGGTCCAAG AAGAAGCCAGCACGGCGGCGGTACGAGAACTACAGCATGTACTCTGATGATGACGCTAACAGCGATGCATCCAGCGCCTGTTCAGAGAGGTCCTACAGCTCCAGGAACGGAGGAGCCATCCCCACCTACATGCGGCAGACGGAAGACGTAGCTGAG GTGTTGAACCGTTGTGCCAGTGCCAACTGGTCCGAGAGGAAGGAGGGGCTGTTGGGGCTGCAGGCGCTGCTCAAGAACCAACGCACCCTCAG TCGGGTAGAGCTGAAGAGGCTGTGTGAAATCTTCACCAGGATGTTTGCAGACCCTCACAGTAAG CGAGACTGCGGCAGGGTGTACGGCACGGCAGAATCCGGTATAAGCTCAGCCTCCTTCAAG AGA gtGTTCAGTATGTTCCTGGAGACGCTGGTAGATTTCATCCTGGTCCATAAGGAAGATCTACAGGACTGGCTGTTCGTCCTGCTCACACAGCTGCTGAAGAAGATGGGAGCCGACCTGCTGGGCTCCGTACAGGCCAAAGTTCAGAGAGCCCTGGATGTCACACG AGAGTCTTTCCCCAATGACCTCCAGTTTACTATTCTCATGAGGTTCACTGTGGACCAGACACAGACGCCCAACCTCAAG GTGAAGGTGGCCATTCTGAAGTATATCGACACGCTGACATTACAGATGGAAGCTCCAGACTTTGTGAACTCCAGTGAGACTCGGCTGGCCATCTCCCGCATCATCACCTGGACGACTGAACCCAAGAGCTCTGATGTCAGAAAG GCAGCCCAGTCGGTGTTGATCTCACTGTTCCAGCTCAACACTCCAGAGTTCACCATGCTGCTGGCAGCTCTGCCCAAAACCTTTCAGGACGGAGCCACCAAGCTGCTTCAAAACCACCTGAAGAACACTGGCAACGCTGCACAG GCAACAATGGGCAGCCCTCTGACACGCCACACGCCCCGATCCCCAGCAAGCTGGTCCAGCCCGGTCACATCCCCCACCAACACCTCCCAGAACACCCCCTCACCAAG TGCATTTGACTACGACACAGAGAACATGAACTCGGAGGACATCTACAGCTCACTGAAAGGTGTCACTGAGGCGATCCAGAACTTCAGCGTCCGCAGCCAAGAGGACATGAATGAACCGGTCCACCGGCGGGACGGAGACGAG GGAGACAGCGGGACAGACAGCAGAGTGTCAGACTTTGTGGACGGAGGCCGCATGGCTCTGGACAACAAGACGTCCCTCCTCAACACCCCCCTGCTGTCCTCCAGCCCCCGAGGAGCTCGCGACCACTTCTCCGACTCTCCCTTCAAACACAGAAGCAAAGACACCAGCATGGACGACTCTGAGCTCCTCACAGACG ACAGCAGCCTGGACCAATCGGAGCTGGTGGCCGAGCTGCTGAAAGAGTTGTCCAATCACAACGAGCGCGTTGAGGAGAGGAAGGCGGCGCTGTGCGAACTGCTGAAGCTGATTCGCGAGAACACCCTGCAGGTGTGGGACGAACATTTCAAGACcatcctgctgctcctgctggaaACAATGGGCGACAgagag CATGTGATCCGAACGCTGGCTCTGCGGGTGCTGAGGGAGATTCTCAGCAAGCAGCCGTGGAGGTTCAAAAACTACGCAGAACTCACCATCATGAAGGCCCTGGAGGCTCACAAAGACCCCCACAAGGAG GTGGTAcgagcagcagaggagacggCAGCCATGTTGGCGTTGTCCATCAGCCCAGACCAGTGTGTCAAGGTGTTGTGTCCCATTATCCAGTCAGCTGACTACCCCATCAACCTGGCTGCCATCAAAATGcagaccaaagtggtggagagGGTTCCCCGCGAGGGCCTGATGAGCCTCCTGCCTGAGATCGTGCCAGGACTCATACAG GGTTACGACAACTCTGAGAGCAGTGTAAGGAAAGCCTGTGTGTTCTGCTTGGTGGCCATTTACGCAGTGATCGGAGAGGACCTCAAACCGCACCTCAGCCAACTCTCCAGCAGCAAG CTGAAGCTGTTGAACCTGTACATCAAGCGTGCTCAGTCCGGCTCCGGCGGCGGTGAACCCCCGACTGAGGGCCTATAG